A genomic region of Capra hircus breed San Clemente chromosome 19, ASM170441v1, whole genome shotgun sequence contains the following coding sequences:
- the PMP22 gene encoding peripheral myelin protein 22: MLLLLLGIIVLHVAVLVLLFVSTIVSQWMVGNGHATDLWQNCSTSSMGSVQHCFSSSANEWLQSVQATMILSIIFSVLSLFLFFCQLFTLTKGGRFYITGVFQILAGLCVMSAASIYTVRHPEWHFNSDNSYGFAYILAWVAFPLALLSGVIYVILRKRE, translated from the exons atgctgctcctgctgctgggtATCATCGTCCTCCACGTGGCCGTGCTGGTGCTGCTGTTCGTGTCCACCATCGTCAGC CAATGGATGGTGGGCAATGGACACGCGACTGACCTCTGGCAAAACTGTAGCACCTCCTCGATGGGCAGTGTCCAGCACTGTTTCTCGTCATCAGCAAATG AATGGCTGCAGTCTGTCCAGGCCACCATGATCCTGTCCATCATCTTCAGCGTTTTGTCTCTGTTCCTGTTCTTCTGCCAGCTCTTCACCCTCACCAAGGGCGGCCGGTTCTACATCACTGGGGTCTTCCAGATCCTCGCTG GTCTGTGCGTGATGAGCGCAGCGTCCATCTACACGGTCCGGCACCCGGAATGGCATTTCAACTCGGACAACTCCTATGGCTTCGCCTATATCCTGGCCTGGGTGGCCTTCCCCCTGGCACTTCTCAGCGGTGTCATCTATGTGATCTTGCGGAAGCGTGAATGA